In the genome of Mangifera indica cultivar Alphonso chromosome 9, CATAS_Mindica_2.1, whole genome shotgun sequence, the window TATTGATATTTGCTTCATATTGTAACTCATAAGTTTTATAATTTCGTTTCATGTACAGTTCATACTTTGATTAATGAtcttattgtttaataattatgtcACAGATTGAACTCCAGTATTTGCATGACTATGCGGGGATCAGCACAAGCATTGGGTTGACTTCAAACCCCATTGTGAACTTCTCGGGTGTGGTTGGAACTAATGGTCTCGCACTTGGAACTGATGTGTCGTTTGATTCCAAATCTGGGGACTTCACAAAATGCAATGCTGGATTCAGCTTCTGCAATGCAGACCTGATTGCCGCATTGAATCTGTAAGTACTTTCTTGCATTTCTCTCTGCGCCTGTTTTGTTTCTGTGAATCTTATCAAAGGATCATTTGCATTTCTCTCCCTGTCACTGAGCATCTTGCATATTGTGATTTTCGAAATGAGTTTCGGTTGCACATACCAGACATTTATATATGGAGAACTAGTATAATTTACTGACCAACACAATTCAATACcagtattaattatttaattttgtttagcTTAAATAAAAGGAATCTTCTTGTTTTTTGATAGCGTTATTTGGTCAATTTGAGACCTAAGTAATGATGGCAACATTCTTGCTTTTTGTTGACAAAAAGCAACTTTGCGTGCCAAAGCCTGATGTTTTGTGTTTGAGGTTAAAGCATTCATATTTGTGTGGTACAGGAACAACAAGGGTGACTCTGTGAGTGCGTCATACTATCACATTGTCAACCCCTTGACAAGCACTGCTGTAGGTGCAGAAGTAACCCATAGCTTCTCAACCAACGAGAATACCATCACTGTTGGAACCCAGCATGCATTGGATCCATTGACCACAGTGAAGGCACGTCTGAACAATACTGGCAAGGTGAGCGCTCTCATCCAGCATGAGTGGCGTCCAAAGTCGCTCTTCACAATTTCTGGTGAGGTAGACACCAAGGCCATTGAGAAGAGTGCCAAGGTTGGTCTTGCCCTGGCTCTTAAACCCTGAGAGAGAACCGTCTGGTACACATTAGTAGCTCAGGGTAATTATTGAGTAATTGTTTTGTGAAGACTGATGTCTTGATGATATTTCCTTCTATCCTAGCAGTTTTggatttgtaaaaataaaatttagaacgGTCACAGACCTCTGTCTAAACTTTTTGGAGAGTTCTTGACACTTTACAGCCATCATTTTGCTGTTATTGAGACAGGCTTTGTTCTAATTCATTGTTTTGCCATTATTAGCAATTTCATTTCTTGATGTGTTGCTCTATTCTGACAATGTATTGATGGAAGAATTGTATTGATAACTTCTCAAGGGTATTAATTGTGAAGTGATAATTTATTTGGGGTTACTTGTCAGTATCCAAAATCTTTGGATGTCTTAACCATTTTCAAACCTTGAGGATGGTGTAATGaccccaaattttaatacataaatgtttttttatgagAGAGTTTTAATAATATGGACGGATTGacaacttttaaaatgtttgaagtGTTATTTTAGTTAGTAGCAGTATacgaataaataataaatataaatttatatataaacaacatgtttagtattgttttattttaatttaaactcatgtaatcttataatgatatattattatttgtgaataaatattttaatattattatttgaatataaatattttaatacttactACTGGAGAATCTTATCTCTCAGTTAAAATATAACTCAATTTCACAATACAATGAAGGATGAACATGGGGAGATGGGACACTTCTTGTCCACAAAATAGCGGCCACATCTTCTCAAACTACTTGTAACAGTCACTACTTTACCATCAATTCCAGGTTCTCCTTTTCATCACAACCCTCatagtattaaatttttatctttttcagtTCTATCACAGTTGCTGATGCTTAAAATCTCATAGGAATCGAGGatcttatattaatataaatctaTTATTTCATTCTCTCTTGTGAGACACTTTTAAGATAAAATCTCATTCTCTCAtataatttcaccatttcatcTTCCTGAAGAGACTTTTATATGCCCGGATCAGCTATTAATACCACAGAGGGTTTTGTGAAATAGTTGGGGAGTTTAAAAGctgaaatggttttttttttttaaacttaaatagcCAATTAAGCTACGTTAATGTGACATGCATCTTCTTGTTAGAACCAGGAAACAATATACTGACTTCAAGTCGTGTAACGATGCCACTCTCCTAAAGGAAATTTCGCCCCAATATTTGTGCAAATAGGATACAATGAAGCACATTTGAAAATGGACAGTTATCAAAGTGAGACAGCAAATTCGAAAATGTCTCACACTTCTTTTTACTCTATCAGAAGTCTTGCAGGTACAGTTTTATCtaatacaaattgatatgtTTCATCATCTTAAGGTGTGCTACAACGTCATCTATCTTTTGTCCCTAAAGGTCTTCTTATTTAGCTTCATTCTCTATTTTCCTATCAGCTGCCAACTCTTCATAGATCTCCAGAACATCTTCAACAATCTCATCTTTCAATTCACATTCATGCACCCTTGCAGGAACAGATATTGCATTTATCTACAAAGGACAACAACTGGAAATCAGAAACTGTCAATTCATGTAATCAAAGATAGTGTAGATGAAGTCTGTAATTTACCCACCGATTCATGGAAGATTGTCGGAATTGGGCATTTTTCTGAAGCTAGTGTAACTTGTGAAGCCAATTGTGGCATAATTCTTCGGATGATACCTGTGACAGCTACTGAATCATCACTAGCGCAATAAAAGCATGGATTTCCCTCGTGTGTGTGAGGTAGCCTTGATTTACTCATGCAGTCATCGTGAAGCTTTCTTAACCTCCAAAACGACTGCAATACAATGAAACAAACAATCACACAGTAAAGAGAAAACACTTGCAATTTATCCTAACTCACCTAAAACAGTGGCCGTCAGATAGTAGATGAACAGTGCAGAATTGTTATCGTAAAAGGACTAGTATCAACTAGTTATGATATTGCAACCTGAACTATAAGAAAATGGTGTATTGCAGGTTCCCTCAAGCTGCCATCAGTCACTTCAGCCGGTAGAAGTCCATACTTGTGTTCAAAAGAATCTGGAAAATTCAACcagaaaaaagtttaaaatacaGAAATTATTAGAGCTATAAACATGACACTGGAGTATAGTCaatgagaggaaaaagagaagTTATACCAAGACTTAGGCATACAGCTTCTCCAATATCAGctttaagtttttctttctcttcatacTCATTCTTGAAAACAGTCAATTCACCCAAGTCTTCAGCACTTGCAGAATCTgaaattttgaacaaaaaaaaaaggcagagCTATGTTTTCATcaataatgacatatcaataTTCAGAAAATAAGCAACAAGAAGTACCAAGGTTTAGGCCTTCAACTTTTTCAGCATCAGCTTGAAAGCTTTTTCTCTCTGCAAACTCCTCCTCAATTTTCCTCTGTTTCTCTAACTGTTCCTCAAGGAGTTTTGAGTCATTTAAAACCGACTCCATTAAGTCCTCATCACTTGCAGAAACACCAGTCTCAGAATCTGGATTATCACTGAAAACTCATGGATTGTTGATATAAGATATAGTCAGAAAGCAAACttcaagaggaaaaaaaaagttgaaaagtgTGAATAGATAAAGAGATTTACATTTTTTCAGTATTTTCAGGATGGTGCTGATCAGGCACATCACACTTTGCCCCCTAAAATGTTAACCAAAACATTAGCTTATTTCACAGGAAACTTACTTATAGAACAGTTAAGAGcttctataaatataaacaaacaaagcaGGAGCAGCTTTTGAGACCTCAA includes:
- the LOC123224775 gene encoding uncharacterized protein LOC123224775, with translation MESVLNDSKLLEEQLEKQRKIEEEFAERKSFQADAEKVEGLNLDSASAEDLGELTVFKNEYEEKEKLKADIGEAVCLSLDSFEHKYGLLPAEVTDGSLREPAIHHFLIVQVAIS
- the LOC123224773 gene encoding mitochondrial outer membrane protein porin of 34 kDa-like, whose product is MSKGPGLYSDIGKKARDLLYKDYQSDQKFTITTYSPTGVAITSSGTKKGELFLADVNTQLKNKNITADIKVDTSSNLFTTITVNEPAPGLKTILSFKVPDQRSGKIELQYLHDYAGISTSIGLTSNPIVNFSGVVGTNGLALGTDVSFDSKSGDFTKCNAGFSFCNADLIAALNLNNKGDSVSASYYHIVNPLTSTAVGAEVTHSFSTNENTITVGTQHALDPLTTVKARLNNTGKVSALIQHEWRPKSLFTISGEVDTKAIEKSAKVGLALALKP